The nucleotide sequence CGCATGGTCCTTCGCCAATGTCCCAGAAGTTTTCTTCGAGCTTTACGATACGCTCAGCAGGGAGACCGATCTTTTCATTCCAGTAACGATACGCCTCTTCATCCTCAGGATATACTGTAACTGATAACCGCTCAGGATCAAAGCCGATCCACTGCGGTCCAGTAAGAAACTCCCACGCCCAAGTAATTGCTTCTTCCTTGAAGTAATCTCCAATTGAGAAGTTGCCCAGCATCTCAAAAAAAGTATGGTGACGACGAGTTTTACCGACATTCTCAATGTCGTTCGTACGAATACATTTTTGTGAGTTCGCAATTTTCGGATTAGCAGGAATTTCACGGCCGTCAAAATACGCCTTGAGTGGTGCCATACCCGCATTAATCCAAAGCAGTGAAGGGTCATTATGCGGTACAAGCGGTGCACTTGCCTCAATTTTATGTCCCTTACTTGCGAAAAATTCAAGCCATTTTGCACGGATTTCAGCAGCTTTCATCGGTTTCATTGCTAGTGATCCTCCTTAAATTTTGCTTAAAAAAAATAAAAAACGCCCCTAAATCAGGGACGAAAAACTTCGCGGTACCACCCTGGTTATTGCGTCAATTTCGACGCAATCTCCTCTGATCGGGATAACGGCCCTAGCCGACGGAATTGTCTCCGCACTCCGAAACGAGCTTCCTCTACCCTTCGCAATTAAGATTCTCGCAGCCAAGCAGACTTCTGTACCGACGGTTATAACTACTCGGATAGAAGTTTACGTTGGAATCTTCTCTCTGGCATTGCGGACTGCAGTGTACTTATGTTTCGTCTACGCTTTGTTGCTATTCATCCTAATTGAAATTATAGTCAACTGCTTTAGGTGCGTCAAACGGTTTTTCTATGGATATAATACGCTGACAAATGTAACACAATAACTTTCATCGCAGCATAGAACGGAACTGCGAGAATCATCCCTACAATCCCTGCAAGTTGTCCACCGATTAACAGGACAAGAATGATCGTCAGTGGGTGCATCTTCATCGACCTTCCGACAACCTGTGGACTAATCACATTGCTCTCCAAATTTTGACAGATCATATTGACTAGGATGACCAATAGCACCATCTTCCACGATATTGTCGTCGCCATCAACAATGCAGGAAAAGCACCGAAAAACGGACCGAGGTAAGGAATAATATCGAACAATGCGACAAAGCCCGCCATTAGCAATGGATAGGGCATCCCAATGAAGTAATATCCGATATAGGCCAGTACCCCAATACACATCGAAACGATAAACTGACCGCGGATGTAGCTACCTAATGCGGCATCGACATCCTTGAGTAAACGGACTGCTCCATTTCTGCGTTCTCTAGGTACAAGCTGCAGAACTGCTCGCTCGAACAAGTCCATATCCTTCATCATGTAAAAAGCAAGGAATGGAACGATCATCGCAACGAACAGGACATTGAGCACTGCACCAATATTGTTAAGAAACGATGCAATCCGTGATTCAACTTGTTTTTCCAAGCTAGCAATCGACTGATCAATACCATCACGAACACTTTCCGGTAGCATATTGTTATTATTGAATTGGTCGACTGCATTTTGCGCACGCTTCGTAAGTTCAGGCATATGTGTGCTCAGTTCTTCCATCTGTTTCATAAACATAGGTATTACATTCATCAGAATTACAGCGCTGATCGCGATGAAAACAACATATATTAATAAAACAGCTGCTGTACGAGGCACTTTACGGTCATGCAATAGATTAACAATCGGATTAAGGACATAGGATATGATCATCGCAATGAGGAATGGAGCCAGTACTGCCATCAAAAAATCATAGACAGACAACAACATCGGACGAATGAGCACCAATAAAATCAATAGTATGAAGATCAATATTGTATAAATTAGACCGCGAAATAGACGGCTTTGCGTAAACTGCTCCATTCATCCACCCCCTTGCTGCCTGCACTCCCTTCCAGTATATGTACTTGTCCTTAGCTCTAAACCCAAATTAAGAATCAGAAATGCAACTCATAAGTGTAAAAAGACAAAAAAGCACACCTCTTGCGTTAGATACGCATCGGTGTGCTTATGTTTGCTAAATTGAACTAATTCGCATGAAGCTGGTCCAGCACCGGTTCACTGAAAAACAGATCATCTAATGAGCTCAGCGTACCGTCTTCTTCTACTTGGTATACCGACATCTTCTCACCGTTTACAGTCAGCTCAATGAAACAGCTCCAGCAATAAAATTGATGGGAACCAATCTTTCCAATATCCTTGGAACTACAGTTCGGGCATCTCATCATACGTCCTCACCTATCACTTTCCATGTATGGTCTCACTTGAGTATCCGCTCATAGGAGGCCGGCACTAGGATGGCATTCTCACCTAAACGTATGTCCTCAGCCCGCTCCGGCATAAATAGCCTTCGTCGTCCTTCTAACACATCCGAGAGAAAACCGTCCGACAACTCGAATCCTATTATTGGTGTACCCTCATTCTCTTTAAAATAAACATCGCTTACTTCACCGAGATGTAGGCCTTCTTTCGTAAAAACTGGCATGTCCTTTATTCGGATAACACCTGTGTAGTAGGTTCGTAGTAGTTGTTTCAGCTCAAAGGTGTCTAGCTGCGATTCATTGCGAATGATTAACGCATCTTGACCGAAGGCAAAAATCTGATCCATAAGTACAACTTTCCTTGCTTTTCTAAACCAGATTCGACAATCTAGCACGATGCCCACTACACTCCAAAATTCGTCGAACCATATGTCTTTCACTTTTCCTACCCGTTTACCGCTTTCTCGCAGTACAGGTACTCCAAGCAATCGTTGAATTCGGATCATTACTGAACCCCTTGCCAAAAGGCCCTATACTATTTATAACGTAATCTGGCCCAAATGGTTGCAATTATTTGTGTCGCTTTTTCGACTTCTTCTATAGTATTGCCCAATCCGAAGCTAAATCGAACAGCAGATACAATAATTTCTGGGGATAATTTCATTGCAGCAAGTACATGCGACGGTTGCAGTGAGCCCGAAGTGCACGCTGACCCGCCTGAAGCGGCAATTCCTTCGATATCTAGATTCATGAGCATACTCTCGGCAGGTATACCCATAAAGCTTATATTTAAAATATGCGGTAAGCTGTTGTCCGGATTTCCATTAATTCGGAAAGCGTCTGCACCTATCCGCGCAGTTAATTGCTCAATCATCAGATTGCGAAGCTGCAAAACATGTTGATATCGCATTTCACGCTCAACGATTGCATCCTCAGCAGCTTTCGCAAACGCAGCAATTGCGCCTACATTTTCTGTGCCTGCTCTTCGCTTGCGCTCCTGGGAGCCGCCAATAATGAGTGGTTCAAGTGGCAAAATGCCTTTACGCACGTATAACAGGCCAATTCCCTGAGGTCCATTTAATTTATGAGCTGAGATGCTCAATAAATCGATCGGAAGCTCTCGCATTTGCAGAGACATATAACCAAAAGCTTGTACGGCATCTACGTGCATAAGCGCTTTATATTTTCTCGCCAATTCGCCTATTTGTGCGATCGGCTGTAATGTTCCCATTTCATTGTTGCCCGCCATGATGCTTACGATCGCTGTCGAATCATCGATGGCTGCTTCCGCGTCCGAGACAGCAACTTGGCCTAGATCATCCACCGGAAGTATCGTTAGTTTGAAGCCTTGCGCTTCTAATTGCTTGCAAGTATTTAATACAGCATGATGCTCTATTGCTGTCGTAACGATTCCTGTGCGCCCCTTCAATCGCTGTGATAATACTGCACCGTATAATGCAGCATTATCACTCTCTGTGCCACTCCCTGTAAAAACAAGCTCCGAAGCAGCACAGCCCAGTAAATCAGCTAAGCGATCTCTCGCAGCCGTTACGCGCGCTCTAGCGGCGCGACCATGCTGGTGCAGACTCGAGGGGTTGCCCG is from Candidatus Cohnella colombiensis and encodes:
- a CDS encoding AI-2E family transporter: MEQFTQSRLFRGLIYTILIFILLILLVLIRPMLLSVYDFLMAVLAPFLIAMIISYVLNPIVNLLHDRKVPRTAAVLLIYVVFIAISAVILMNVIPMFMKQMEELSTHMPELTKRAQNAVDQFNNNNMLPESVRDGIDQSIASLEKQVESRIASFLNNIGAVLNVLFVAMIVPFLAFYMMKDMDLFERAVLQLVPRERRNGAVRLLKDVDAALGSYIRGQFIVSMCIGVLAYIGYYFIGMPYPLLMAGFVALFDIIPYLGPFFGAFPALLMATTISWKMVLLVILVNMICQNLESNVISPQVVGRSMKMHPLTIILVLLIGGQLAGIVGMILAVPFYAAMKVIVLHLSAYYIHRKTV
- a CDS encoding PRC-barrel domain-containing protein, which encodes MIRIQRLLGVPVLRESGKRVGKVKDIWFDEFWSVVGIVLDCRIWFRKARKVVLMDQIFAFGQDALIIRNESQLDTFELKQLLRTYYTGVIRIKDMPVFTKEGLHLGEVSDVYFKENEGTPIIGFELSDGFLSDVLEGRRRLFMPERAEDIRLGENAILVPASYERILK
- a CDS encoding cysteine desulfurase family protein; this encodes MNPIYFDHAATTPMSQAAIQVYIDAVNSGPGNPSSLHQHGRAARARVTAARDRLADLLGCAASELVFTGSGTESDNAALYGAVLSQRLKGRTGIVTTAIEHHAVLNTCKQLEAQGFKLTILPVDDLGQVAVSDAEAAIDDSTAIVSIMAGNNEMGTLQPIAQIGELARKYKALMHVDAVQAFGYMSLQMRELPIDLLSISAHKLNGPQGIGLLYVRKGILPLEPLIIGGSQERKRRAGTENVGAIAAFAKAAEDAIVEREMRYQHVLQLRNLMIEQLTARIGADAFRINGNPDNSLPHILNISFMGIPAESMLMNLDIEGIAASGGSACTSGSLQPSHVLAAMKLSPEIIVSAVRFSFGLGNTIEEVEKATQIIATIWARLRYK